A window of the Sulfurovum riftiae genome harbors these coding sequences:
- a CDS encoding NAD-dependent epimerase encodes MTSRKILVTGTAGFIGFHLAKKLLERGDKVIGLDNINDYYDVNLKYGRLNELGIARHSVLDTESNPGFIQSTTYPKHKFIKLDLADREGMAKLFEEEKFDAVMHLAAQAGVRYSLENPHAYIDSNVVGFLNILEGCRHSGVKNLSYASSSSVYGLNQSQPFKTTDKTEHQVSLYAATKKSNEMMAHTYSHLYGIQTTGLRFFTVYGPWGRPDMAPMLFTDAILNDRPIKVFNNGKMSRDFTYIDDIVDGIMKVIDNPAQPNENWDPKDPEISSSSTPYRLYNIGNNAPLPLMEFIETLENSLGKKAEKNFMPMQDGDVVSTYADVSGLMNDFGYKPDTKLADGISEFVKWYRKFYGDDNK; translated from the coding sequence ATGACGAGTCGTAAAATACTTGTAACAGGAACAGCGGGGTTCATTGGTTTCCATTTGGCAAAAAAACTATTGGAACGTGGTGATAAAGTTATTGGGCTGGACAACATCAATGACTATTATGATGTCAATCTAAAATATGGTCGTCTCAATGAACTTGGTATTGCCCGTCATTCCGTACTTGATACGGAATCTAACCCAGGTTTTATCCAAAGCACTACTTACCCTAAACACAAGTTCATTAAACTAGATCTTGCAGACCGTGAAGGTATGGCAAAGTTATTTGAAGAAGAGAAATTTGATGCAGTTATGCACTTAGCTGCACAAGCTGGAGTACGCTACTCTTTAGAAAATCCTCATGCTTACATAGATAGCAATGTAGTAGGTTTTCTAAATATTTTGGAGGGATGTCGTCATAGTGGTGTAAAAAATCTCTCTTATGCTTCAAGTTCATCAGTTTATGGACTAAATCAGTCACAACCTTTTAAGACCACAGATAAGACGGAACATCAAGTCAGTCTTTATGCCGCTACTAAAAAATCAAATGAGATGATGGCTCATACTTATAGCCATCTGTATGGCATTCAAACAACAGGGTTACGCTTTTTTACTGTCTACGGGCCATGGGGAAGACCTGACATGGCGCCTATGCTCTTTACTGATGCCATTTTAAATGACAGACCTATTAAGGTATTTAACAATGGAAAGATGAGTAGGGATTTTACCTATATTGACGATATTGTGGATGGTATTATGAAAGTGATAGACAATCCGGCTCAACCAAATGAGAACTGGGATCCTAAAGATCCAGAGATAAGCAGTTCGTCTACTCCATATAGACTCTATAATATTGGCAATAATGCGCCACTTCCTTTGATGGAGTTTATTGAAACTTTAGAGAATTCTTTAGGTAAAAAAGCAGAAAAAAACTTTATGCCTATGCAAGATGGTGATGTGGTTTCTACTTATGCTGATGTAAGCGGGTTGATGAATGATTTTGGTTACAAGCCAGATACAAAGTTGGCTGATGGTATTAGTGAATTTGTGAAATGGTATAGAAAATTTTATGGGGACGACAATAAATGA